A region of the Pempheris klunzingeri isolate RE-2024b chromosome 6, fPemKlu1.hap1, whole genome shotgun sequence genome:
TATCCCATCACCAAAGAGGCACTGGAGGTAGGTTCTATTCAGCCATAAAGTATGCGCATTGAAAGTAAAATGGAGTTGTATCCAGTCAAGTCACTGTTGACATCGATCTTATCTCCTTAAAGGAAACCCGTCTTGGCAAGCTCATCAACGATATCAGGAAGAAAACCAAGAACGAAGACCTCGCCAAAAGGGCCAAGAAGCTCCTGCGAACCTGGCAGAAGCTAATTGAGccagagaggggagaggtgTTGTCCAAAGGACAAACTGGTGCATCATGGTCTTCCAATGGTGGTGCTCATCCCTGCATCTCTGCTCCAGCTGCCACCACACCATCAGGTAAAACAGGCCCAGAGTTGAAGAACAGAAATGACTTCAACAACTGCTACTCACCAAGGGTGGAAAAACTGAACAACCGGAAACGCAAGGGTGACCAGAAGGAAGGACCGCTCTTACCAGCCAAGATTCCCAAAACGACTCTACAAAACTCCAAACAGCTGCCGACCAATGGAATTGGTGGTAGCTCTGAAATTTTTACAGACACTCGTGCACATCAGCCATTAGACAGGGAGACACCTGAGCCTTTGGATAATGACAGACTAAATAAAATCCCTGTCAACGCTGTAAAACCTCATCCAAGTGCCCCGGGATACAGCAAGCCTCCCAGCACGTCCTCTTTGCTAAAAGCATCGGTCCTGCAGCAGCAAGCTAGACAGGAGCAAGCTGCCTCTGGGGGGCAGTATCGACCCAAAAGCCCACGCAGTTCCTTGCACAGTTCTCACACTCCAAAGCAGGATGTTGGTGTTAAACAAACTGCTCCACAAGCATGGAGCCTTTCTAGCCCCCCTGTGAGGCCTGGGTCTGTGGACACCCCTGGGCTGGGGCCTTCCCCTCAGTCTGTCAGCGTTTTTGTTCAGGGTTTGCACACTGACAGTTCATGGTCTGCAGATTTGGACTCCAAAGGCAGGCCTCCCAATACATCACTTCTTAACTCCTATGCCTCCTCCTGTAGTGATGGGGTCAGTTTGGAAGATGATGATACTGTTAGCAACACAGGGAAAAGGAAAGGGCAGAAATACAGGCTTAAGGACAATGTGGTGAATATAGATGCACACACTGTAGAAGTTGGTACTAAACCAGTCAGGTTAAAAGACAGGAGACTGACATTTGACCCTGTAACAG
Encoded here:
- the LOC139202689 gene encoding mediator of RNA polymerase II transcription subunit 26-like — its product is MTAATATPQVMRDRLLQAIDGQSNICNMVVVIEVISFLEKYPITKEALEETRLGKLINDIRKKTKNEDLAKRAKKLLRTWQKLIEPERGEVLSKGQTGASWSSNGGAHPCISAPAATTPSGKTGPELKNRNDFNNCYSPRVEKLNNRKRKGDQKEGPLLPAKIPKTTLQNSKQLPTNGIGGSSEIFTDTRAHQPLDRETPEPLDNDRLNKIPVNAVKPHPSAPGYSKPPSTSSLLKASVLQQQARQEQAASGGQYRPKSPRSSLHSSHTPKQDVGVKQTAPQAWSLSSPPVRPGSVDTPGLGPSPQSVSVFVQGLHTDSSWSADLDSKGRPPNTSLLNSYASSCSDGVSLEDDDTVSNTGKRKGQKYRLKDNVVNIDAHTVEVGTKPVRLKDRRLTFDPVTGQIKPSMHKESCQEEEVRLGNRPEFQWPEQPKQNPPVPPSPFQQTDWKELSRSEIIQSYLSQQSNVLTSSGTHTPGAHFFMTEFFKKEEHQNKDAKKTHALAPELPARDLPGVSREIIDEDLNRLHTQHWSGVNGCYDTKGSWYDWTECISLDPHGDESRLNILPYICLD